Sequence from the Nocardiopsis sp. YSL2 genome:
GGAGCGCATGGCGCTCAACGCCCCGATCCAGGGGTCGGCGGCCGACATCATCAAGGTGGCGATGCTGCAGGTGGACGCGGCTCTGACCGAGGGCGGGTACGTGTCGCGGGTCCTGTTGCAGGTCCACGACGAGCTCATCGTGGAGGTCGCCCCCGGTGAGCGCGAGGCGGTCGAGAATCTCGTGGCGCACGAGATGGGCACGGCCTATGATCTGCGTGTCCCGCTGGGCGTGTCGGTCGGGCGGGGCCAGAACTGGCACGACGCCGCGCACTGAGCCACGGGGCGTGCCGGGAGTTTCAGGAGGGCGACCCCTGGGGGTGGACGCAGGTCGGTGTGCCTGCGGGACCGCTGGGGGTCGGCGAGGGGCGCACAGGGCTCTGTAGGAGGAGACGTGGCCGCAGCGAGGGACGAGCAAGGCGAGTCGACGGCGAAGAACCCTGTACCGCGCGCCCCGAGCACGCGTAGCGAGCCTGCGAGGTCGCAGAAAGCGAAGGGCGGCCTGACGATCGGTTCGGTGACCGTTCCCGCGGACGCCCTGGTGTGGCGCTTCTCTCGTTCCTCGGGTCCGGGCGGTCAGCACGTCAACACCTCCGACACCCGGGTGTCGCTGTCGTTGGACGTGGCGGCCTGCGCCGCGCTGGGGTCCACCCGGCGCGCGCGGGCCCTGGAGCGGCTGTCCGGGCGGCTGGTGGACGGGGTGCTGACGGTGTCGGTGCAGACCCACCGGTCGCAGGTGCGCAACCGGGTCGAGGCCAGGGAACGGATGGCGGCCCTGTTGGCCGAGGCGATGGCGCCGCCGGCGCGGGAACGCCGTGCCACACGGCCGAGTCGCGGTGCCAAGCGGCGCCGGCTGGACGCCAAGCGCCGCCGCGGGGAGATCAAGCGGGCGCGCTCGCGGCCGCCGATGGAGTGAGTCGTCCAGTGCCCGGGGGCTGGTCGGCTCCGACTTTTTCCGATACTTTTCCGGCACCCGTCCCGCGGTGCCGGGACGTGGGCGCGGACCGGTGCGGACGTGGGCGTGTGCGCGGTTGATCTCGACCGCCATGCTCGGGTAAATTGCCGCCATTGAGGCCTACGCCGGGTTGGCGGTCCTGGGTTCCGATTGACCAGGACGCCCTTGTCTCATATTCTGGCGGCAGCGTTGTGGGTTCGTGCGGGCGTCTGCCGTCTCCTTGGGTGATGGTGAGGTCGCACCGCTTCGGTCAACACTCTGGACCCGGCGGCTGGTGGTCATGGGCGGTTCGTCCCTCCGTGGCCCTGCTTCTCTCTTCTGGACGACGGATCGACGGGCTCGAACCCTAGACGTGCCCATTTCCTGAACCTGTCCGTATCCGGAGTCCACCCACAAATGACGAGCAGCACCGAGGCCACCTCGACACCCCAGGTAGCGGTCAACGACATCGGGTCCGAGGAAGCCTTCCTCGCGGCGATCGACGAGACCATCAAGTACTTCAACGACGGTGACATTGTCGAGGGCACCATCGTGAAGGTCGATCGAGACGAGGTCTTGCTCGACATCGGCTACAAGACCGAGGGTGTGATCCCCTCTCGGGAACTGTCGATCAAGCACGACGTCGACCCCGGTGAGGTCGTTGCAGTCGGCGATCAGGTCGAAGCCCTCGTTCTCCAGAAGGAGGACAAGGAAGGTCGACTGATCCTGTCCAAGAAGCGCGCGCAGTACGAGCGCGCCTGGGGCACGATCGAGAAGATCAAGGAAGAGGACGGTGTCGTCACCGGCACGGTCATCGAGGTCGTCAAGGGCGGTCTCATCCTCGACATCGGTCTGCGCGGCTTCCTGCCCGCCTCCCTGGTCGAGATGCGCCGTGTCCGCGACCTGCAGCCCTACGTCGGCCGCGAGCTCGAGGCGAAGATCATCGAGCTGGACAAGAACCGCAACAACGTGGTCCTGTCCCGTCGCGCCTGGCTGGAGCAGACCCAGTCCGAGGTCCGCCAGACCTTCCTCAACACCCTGCAGAAGGGCCAGATCCGCAAGGGCGTCGTGTCCTCGATCGTCAACTTCGGTGCCTTCGTGGACCTGGGTGGCGTCGACGGCCTGGTGCACGTGTCGGAGCTGTCCTGGAAGCACATCGACCACCCGAGCGAGGTCGTCGAGGTCGGCCAGGAGGTCACGGTCGAGGTCCTGGACGTGGACATGGAGCGCGAGCGCGTCTCCCTGTCGCTGAAGGCGACCCAGGAGGACCCGTGGCAGCAGTTCGCCCGGACCCACCAGATCGGTCAGGTCGTCCCGGGTAAGGTCACCAAGCTCGTTCCCTTCGGTGCGTTCGTTCGCGTCGAGGAGGGCATCGAGGGCCTGGTCCACATCTCCGAGCTGGCCGAGCGCCACGTCGAGGTGCCCGAGCAGGTCGTCCAGGTCGGTACCGAGATCTTCGTCAAGATCATCGACATCGACCTCGACCGCCGTCGGATCAGCCTCTCGCTGAAGCAGGCCAACGAGAGCGTCTCGCCCGACCAGGTGGACTTCGACCCCACGCTGTACGGCATGGCGGCCGACTACGACGAGCAGGGCAACTACAAGTACCCGGAGGGCTTCGACCCCGAGAGCGGCGAGTGGCTCGAGGGCTTCGAGGCTCAGCGGGACGAGTGGGAGCGCAGCTACGCCGAGGCGCAGGCCCGCTTCGAGGCGCACCGCAAGCAGGTCGAGGAGGCCCGTGCGGCCGAGGCCGACGCTGCGAACGCCCCGGCTCCGGAGGAGGAAGAGGAGTACACGGGTGGTGGCCAGAGCGCTGGCACGCCGAGTACCGAGACCGCTTCCAGTGGCGCCCTGGCCTCCGACGAGGCCCTGGCAGCCCTCCGCGAGAAGCTCGCGGGCGGCGAGGCCTGAGCATGACGGGTCCGTGAGGATCCGATGATCGCCGCGAAGGGCCGTCCCCGGTCGGGGGCGGCCCTTCGCCGTGTCCGGGCCCGGTTCCGCGGAGCGTGTGGCGCCGGTGCCGCCCGTCGCGGGCGGCCTCCACCGCACACGCCCTAGGGTCGTGGTGTGCCCCAGGGAGGGGTGCGCGAGGAGGCGACGTGTTCGACATCCACCAGGCCGTTCCCGCCGACGCGGGGGAGATCCTCACCCTGCAGCGGGCCGCGTTCGTCGACGAGGCGCAGGCCTACGGCGACCCGTTCATCCTGCCGCTGACCGAGAACCTGTCGAGGGTCGAGAAGCTCCTCGCGCAGGAGGACGCCCTGCTGCTCAAGGCCGTGGTCGGCCACCGCATCGTGGGTGTGGGGCGGGCGTCGGTCACCGGGACCACGGGTGTGGTCGGCCGTCTGGCGGTCGCCCCGGACCAGCGCCGGCGCGGTATCGCCCGTACTCTGCTGGTGCGCCTGGAGGAGGAGTTGCGGCGGCGGCGCCCGGACCTGACCGCGCTGACCCTGTTCACGGGGGCGCAGAGCGCCGACAACCAGCGCCTGTACCGTGCGCAGGGCTACGCAGAGACGCACCGCGAGCGCCTGGCCGACCACCTGGTGATGGTGCACATGCGCAAGGAGCTGGACGGAGCGGTGGCCGGCGGTCCCGGGGCCGTGGCGGGTACCGCTCACTCCTGAGGGGCCCGGGCCGACCTGGCGCCGACCGGCCCGGCGCCGCCCGGCCCGGGGCGGCGTGGGGTGGCCGGGGGCGGCCGTCTAGGGTCGTGTCCATGCTGAAGGTGGGACTGACCGGAGGAATCGGCTCCGGCAAGAGCGCGGTGTCGGCCGCACTGGCCGAGCACGGTGCCGTGATCGTGGACGCCGACGCCATCGCCCGCGAGGTCGTCGAGCCGGGCACCCCCGGGCTGGCCGCGGTCGTCGCGGAGTTCGGTGAGGAGGTCCTGGCCCCGGACGGG
This genomic interval carries:
- the rpsA gene encoding 30S ribosomal protein S1, coding for MTSSTEATSTPQVAVNDIGSEEAFLAAIDETIKYFNDGDIVEGTIVKVDRDEVLLDIGYKTEGVIPSRELSIKHDVDPGEVVAVGDQVEALVLQKEDKEGRLILSKKRAQYERAWGTIEKIKEEDGVVTGTVIEVVKGGLILDIGLRGFLPASLVEMRRVRDLQPYVGRELEAKIIELDKNRNNVVLSRRAWLEQTQSEVRQTFLNTLQKGQIRKGVVSSIVNFGAFVDLGGVDGLVHVSELSWKHIDHPSEVVEVGQEVTVEVLDVDMERERVSLSLKATQEDPWQQFARTHQIGQVVPGKVTKLVPFGAFVRVEEGIEGLVHISELAERHVEVPEQVVQVGTEIFVKIIDIDLDRRRISLSLKQANESVSPDQVDFDPTLYGMAADYDEQGNYKYPEGFDPESGEWLEGFEAQRDEWERSYAEAQARFEAHRKQVEEARAAEADAANAPAPEEEEEYTGGGQSAGTPSTETASSGALASDEALAALREKLAGGEA
- a CDS encoding GNAT family N-acetyltransferase, translated to MFDIHQAVPADAGEILTLQRAAFVDEAQAYGDPFILPLTENLSRVEKLLAQEDALLLKAVVGHRIVGVGRASVTGTTGVVGRLAVAPDQRRRGIARTLLVRLEEELRRRRPDLTALTLFTGAQSADNQRLYRAQGYAETHRERLADHLVMVHMRKELDGAVAGGPGAVAGTAHS
- the arfB gene encoding alternative ribosome rescue aminoacyl-tRNA hydrolase ArfB — protein: MTVPADALVWRFSRSSGPGGQHVNTSDTRVSLSLDVAACAALGSTRRARALERLSGRLVDGVLTVSVQTHRSQVRNRVEARERMAALLAEAMAPPARERRATRPSRGAKRRRLDAKRRRGEIKRARSRPPME